One Phycisphaera mikurensis NBRC 102666 DNA window includes the following coding sequences:
- a CDS encoding phosphohexomutase domain-containing protein — translation MSHDAPADASPSPLMLGVSGMRGIVGGSLTEAVVARYAAAVGRWLAGERGTDRPLVVVGRDSRPSGAAFEEAAVRGLHAAGCRVRRVGILSTPGVAVALQAAGADGGLVLTASHNPSPWNGVKPLRHDGVAPPPDAVAGIVADFHGAAAPAADAAGEDVRDGGAAQRHVDAVLATVPANERAAVRAAGFRVVVDCVAGAGGAEAALLLAALGVEAELLHREPTGDFPHDPEPVAANLTGLCEAVREGGAAAGFALDPDADRLALVDAGGRFVGEEYTLVIGAMALLEPGGAVAANLSTSRMIDHVAEAVGGRVVRSPVGEANVAAAMRREGARVGGEGNGGIIDARVSQVRDSVVGMAATLRRMARENASLADLVARVPAYAVVKTKQPVGGVPGGVAGFLGAAERRVTEGEPAAVVDRQDGVRVDLPRGWVHVRPSNTEPVVRVIAEAEDREVAGALVALAGG, via the coding sequence ATGAGCCACGACGCCCCCGCCGACGCCTCCCCCTCCCCGCTCATGCTCGGCGTCAGCGGGATGCGGGGGATCGTCGGCGGGTCGCTGACGGAGGCCGTCGTCGCCCGCTACGCGGCGGCGGTGGGGCGGTGGCTGGCGGGGGAACGCGGCACGGACCGCCCCCTGGTCGTCGTAGGCCGCGACTCGCGCCCCTCGGGGGCGGCGTTCGAGGAAGCTGCGGTCCGGGGGCTGCACGCCGCGGGCTGCCGGGTCCGCCGCGTGGGCATCCTCTCGACGCCCGGCGTCGCGGTGGCCCTCCAGGCGGCGGGGGCCGACGGGGGGCTCGTGCTGACCGCCAGCCACAACCCTTCGCCTTGGAACGGCGTGAAGCCGCTGCGGCACGACGGCGTGGCCCCGCCGCCGGACGCGGTGGCCGGGATCGTCGCCGACTTCCACGGGGCCGCCGCGCCGGCCGCGGACGCCGCGGGCGAGGACGTGCGGGACGGCGGGGCCGCCCAGCGGCACGTGGACGCGGTGCTCGCGACGGTGCCCGCCAACGAGCGGGCGGCGGTGCGGGCGGCGGGCTTCCGGGTCGTCGTCGACTGCGTCGCGGGCGCCGGCGGCGCGGAGGCGGCGCTCCTGCTCGCGGCCCTGGGCGTCGAGGCCGAGCTGCTGCACCGCGAGCCGACCGGCGACTTCCCGCACGACCCCGAGCCGGTCGCCGCGAACCTCACCGGGCTCTGCGAGGCGGTGCGGGAGGGGGGTGCGGCGGCGGGATTCGCCCTGGACCCCGACGCCGACCGGCTCGCGCTCGTCGACGCCGGCGGCCGCTTCGTGGGCGAGGAGTACACCCTGGTGATCGGGGCGATGGCGCTGCTGGAGCCGGGCGGCGCCGTCGCGGCGAACCTGTCGACCAGCCGGATGATCGACCACGTGGCCGAGGCCGTCGGCGGCCGCGTGGTCCGCTCGCCCGTGGGCGAAGCCAACGTCGCGGCGGCAATGCGGCGGGAGGGCGCCAGGGTCGGCGGGGAGGGCAACGGCGGCATCATCGACGCCCGCGTGAGCCAGGTCCGCGACAGCGTCGTCGGCATGGCCGCCACGCTGCGGCGGATGGCCCGGGAGAACGCGAGCCTCGCCGATTTGGTGGCCCGCGTTCCCGCCTACGCCGTGGTGAAGACCAAGCAGCCCGTCGGCGGCGTGCCCGGCGGCGTCGCCGGCTTTCTCGGGGCGGCCGAGCGTCGCGTCACCGAGGGCGAGCCCGCCGCCGTGGTCGATCGGCAGGACGGCGTGCGGGTCGATCTGCCCCGCGGCTGGGTCCACGTCCGCCCGAGCAACACCGAGCCGGTCGTGCGCGTGATCGCGGAGGCGGAAGACCGGGAGGTGGCGGGGGCGTTGGTGGCGCTGGCGGGGGGGTAG